The Malus domestica chromosome 13, GDT2T_hap1 genome includes a window with the following:
- the LOC103424209 gene encoding AP2-like ethylene-responsive transcription factor AIL5 isoform X2: protein MDSSPQNWLLGFSLSNHSHHHHPSPDLSLFEAFTSNSPTHSAATVAGHHHQGASPTSATDLSIFSSGINGPKLEDFLGGCTPAANTVTPTSLPQFATADHHHQITPLALSQNEIYDSELKTIAASFLRGFSTTATTTTTAATLQTTKLQNHHPLASSDPTPKKPADTFGQRTSIYRGVTRHRWTGRYEAHLWDNSCRREGQSRKGRQGGYDKEEKAARAYDLAALKYWGPTTTTNFPVINYEKELSEMKNMTRQEFVASLRRKSSGFSRGASIYRGVTRHHQHGRWQARIGRVAGNKDLYLGTFSTQEEAAEAYDIAAIKFRGLNAVTNFDMSRYDVKSIASSNLPIGGMSGKSKNSSDSDSKSIEGNRSADDRDLSSASSVTFASQQPSSSTLSFAIPLKQDPSSDYWSNIFGYNPSQNNTKNPTTVSVAPSSSLFQSRAIGSYGNNSSPIPFNMDFSSTFSTSASETNNGYFGNFNIDGQQHQEQLQHHQHEQSTITGSGSIPFATPIASNSNNGYETSSGYGSWIAPSIHTFQTHAKTNLFQTPIFGME from the exons atgGATTCTTCTCCTCAGAACTGGCTCCTCGGCTTCTCTCTTTCCAACCACTCTCATCATCATCACCCTTCTCCCGATCTCTCCCTCTTCGAGGCCTTCACCTCCAATTCACCCACCCACTCTGCAG CTACCGTCGCCGGTCATCATCATCAAGGTGCAAGTCCAACTTCAGCAACCGACCTCTCCATCTTCAGTTCCGGAATTAACGGACCAAAGCTCGAGGATTTTCTCGGAGGTTGCACCCCCGCAGCCAACACCGTCACCCCGACCTCACTCCCTCAGTTTGCTACTGccgatcatcatcatcaaatcaCTCCTCTCGCTTTGTCCCAAAACGAGATTTACGACTCCGAACTCAAAACCATAGCCGCTAGTTTCCTCCGTGGTTTCTCCACCACcgctaccaccaccaccaccgctgCTACTTTACAAACGACCAAACTACAGAACCACCACCCTCTAGCCTCTTCCGATCCCACCCCCAAAAAACCCGCCGATACCTTCGGCCAACGCACATCCATTTACCGCGGAGTCACACG GCATAGGTGGACCGGAAGATATGAAGCGCATCTGTGGGATAACAGTTGCAGAAGAGAAGGACAAAGTAGGAAGGGCAGACAAG GTGGATATGATAAAGAAGAAAAGGCAGCAAGAGCCTACGATCTGGCAGCTCTCAAGTACTGGGGTCCGACCACCACTACAAACTTTCCG GTTATTAACTACGAGAAAGAATTGTCGGAGATGAAGAACATGACTAGGCAAGAATTTGTTGCTTCTCTTCGGAG GAAAAGTAGTGGATTTTCTAGAGGAGCTTCTATTTACAGAGGGGTCACAAG GCATCATCAACATGGTAGATGGCAGGCAAGAATAGGAAGGGTTGCAGGCAACAAAGATCTCTACCTTGGAACTTTCA GCACCCAAGAAGAAGCTGCTGAGGCCTATGACATTGCGGCAATCAAGTTCCGAGGCCTAAATGCTGTGACCAACTTCGACATGAGCCGCTACGATGTGAAGAGCATTGCCAGCAGCAACCTTCCCATAGGAGGAATGTCCGGAAAATCCAAAAACTCATCAGACTCCGACAGTAAGAGCATCGAAGGTAACcgttcagcggatgatcgagATCTCTCCTCTGCATCCTCCGTGACCTTTGCATCTCAACAACCTAGTTCCTCCACACTAAGCTTTGCAATCCCCCTCAAACAAGACCCATCATCAGATTACTGGTCCAACATTTTCGGATATAACCCTTCTCAAAACAATACCAAGAACCCTACTACTGTTTCAGTTGcaccatcatcatcattgtTCCAGTCACGTGCCATTGGGTCTTATGGTAACAATTCCTCACCAATACCATTCAACATGGACTTCTCTTCAACTTTTAGCACTTCTGCTTCTGAAACCAACAATGGGTACTTTGGTAACTTCAATATAGATGGTCAGCAACACCAAGAACAGTTGCAACACCACCAACATGAACAAAGTACTATTACTGGTAGTGGTTCAATCCCATTTGCTACACCCATTGCTTCAAATAGCAACAATGGTTATGAAACTTCTTCTGGTTATGGAAGTTGGATTGCGCCAAGTATTCACACATTTCAGACTCATGCAAAGACCAATCTCTTTCAGACACCAATTTTTGGGATGGAATAA
- the LOC103424209 gene encoding AP2-like ethylene-responsive transcription factor AIL5 isoform X1, giving the protein MDSSPQNWLLGFSLSNHSHHHHPSPDLSLFEAFTSNSPTHSAATVAGHHHQGASPTSATDLSIFSSGINGPKLEDFLGGCTPAANTVTPTSLPQFATADHHHQITPLALSQNEIYDSELKTIAASFLRGFSTTATTTTTAATLQTTKLQNHHPLASSDPTPKKPADTFGQRTSIYRGVTRHRWTGRYEAHLWDNSCRREGQSRKGRQVYLGGYDKEEKAARAYDLAALKYWGPTTTTNFPVINYEKELSEMKNMTRQEFVASLRRKSSGFSRGASIYRGVTRHHQHGRWQARIGRVAGNKDLYLGTFSTQEEAAEAYDIAAIKFRGLNAVTNFDMSRYDVKSIASSNLPIGGMSGKSKNSSDSDSKSIEGNRSADDRDLSSASSVTFASQQPSSSTLSFAIPLKQDPSSDYWSNIFGYNPSQNNTKNPTTVSVAPSSSLFQSRAIGSYGNNSSPIPFNMDFSSTFSTSASETNNGYFGNFNIDGQQHQEQLQHHQHEQSTITGSGSIPFATPIASNSNNGYETSSGYGSWIAPSIHTFQTHAKTNLFQTPIFGME; this is encoded by the exons atgGATTCTTCTCCTCAGAACTGGCTCCTCGGCTTCTCTCTTTCCAACCACTCTCATCATCATCACCCTTCTCCCGATCTCTCCCTCTTCGAGGCCTTCACCTCCAATTCACCCACCCACTCTGCAG CTACCGTCGCCGGTCATCATCATCAAGGTGCAAGTCCAACTTCAGCAACCGACCTCTCCATCTTCAGTTCCGGAATTAACGGACCAAAGCTCGAGGATTTTCTCGGAGGTTGCACCCCCGCAGCCAACACCGTCACCCCGACCTCACTCCCTCAGTTTGCTACTGccgatcatcatcatcaaatcaCTCCTCTCGCTTTGTCCCAAAACGAGATTTACGACTCCGAACTCAAAACCATAGCCGCTAGTTTCCTCCGTGGTTTCTCCACCACcgctaccaccaccaccaccgctgCTACTTTACAAACGACCAAACTACAGAACCACCACCCTCTAGCCTCTTCCGATCCCACCCCCAAAAAACCCGCCGATACCTTCGGCCAACGCACATCCATTTACCGCGGAGTCACACG GCATAGGTGGACCGGAAGATATGAAGCGCATCTGTGGGATAACAGTTGCAGAAGAGAAGGACAAAGTAGGAAGGGCAGACAAG TTTATTTGG GTGGATATGATAAAGAAGAAAAGGCAGCAAGAGCCTACGATCTGGCAGCTCTCAAGTACTGGGGTCCGACCACCACTACAAACTTTCCG GTTATTAACTACGAGAAAGAATTGTCGGAGATGAAGAACATGACTAGGCAAGAATTTGTTGCTTCTCTTCGGAG GAAAAGTAGTGGATTTTCTAGAGGAGCTTCTATTTACAGAGGGGTCACAAG GCATCATCAACATGGTAGATGGCAGGCAAGAATAGGAAGGGTTGCAGGCAACAAAGATCTCTACCTTGGAACTTTCA GCACCCAAGAAGAAGCTGCTGAGGCCTATGACATTGCGGCAATCAAGTTCCGAGGCCTAAATGCTGTGACCAACTTCGACATGAGCCGCTACGATGTGAAGAGCATTGCCAGCAGCAACCTTCCCATAGGAGGAATGTCCGGAAAATCCAAAAACTCATCAGACTCCGACAGTAAGAGCATCGAAGGTAACcgttcagcggatgatcgagATCTCTCCTCTGCATCCTCCGTGACCTTTGCATCTCAACAACCTAGTTCCTCCACACTAAGCTTTGCAATCCCCCTCAAACAAGACCCATCATCAGATTACTGGTCCAACATTTTCGGATATAACCCTTCTCAAAACAATACCAAGAACCCTACTACTGTTTCAGTTGcaccatcatcatcattgtTCCAGTCACGTGCCATTGGGTCTTATGGTAACAATTCCTCACCAATACCATTCAACATGGACTTCTCTTCAACTTTTAGCACTTCTGCTTCTGAAACCAACAATGGGTACTTTGGTAACTTCAATATAGATGGTCAGCAACACCAAGAACAGTTGCAACACCACCAACATGAACAAAGTACTATTACTGGTAGTGGTTCAATCCCATTTGCTACACCCATTGCTTCAAATAGCAACAATGGTTATGAAACTTCTTCTGGTTATGGAAGTTGGATTGCGCCAAGTATTCACACATTTCAGACTCATGCAAAGACCAATCTCTTTCAGACACCAATTTTTGGGATGGAATAA